AAATCAAAAACATGATGACCTTTCGAGTAACGAGAAGTATCGACATCAAAGACTATAGGGACGAGGACGCCGAAGATCTTTTGGAGCTAATCGTAGAGGAAGTTCGTCAAAGAAAATACACAGAGATTGTAAGGCTTGAACATGGAAACAACCCGGATCCTTGGCTCTTAAAGTTTCTCCTCGAAGAATTGGAATTGAAAGAGGAAGATGTTTATCCTTATCCAGGGCGTCTTGAATTTAAAGATTTAAAAAACATATATAAACAAAATATTCAAGAACTCAAATATCCTCTTTGGAGTCCAGTAGCTCCGACCCAGCTTGCAGACAATGGCCAAAATATTTTTAATGCCATTAAGCAAAACGATATTTTACTCCATCATCCTTATGAATCATTCACAAATAGTGTAGAGAGACTTGTTGTAACCGCAGCGAACGATCCGAATGTGATGGCTATTAAAATGACACTGTATCGAACCGCAGAAGATAGCGCTCTGGTAGAAGCTTTGATCAAAGCCGCGGAAACTGGCAAGCAAGTGGTGTGCCTTATCGAGCTCCAAGCCAGAATGGACGAAGAAAGAAATATCTATCTTGCACAGACTCTCGAAGAAGCCGGAGTGCATGTTGTTTATGGAATCGCTGGTCTTAAGACTCATGCGAAGATTGTTCTGATTGTAAGAAAAGAACAAGAGGACTTTAAGGTTTATGCACACATTGGAACCGGAAACTACAATCCCGTGACGGCAAGGCTTTACACTGATGTAGGTTTACTCACTTGCAATACTGATATTACGAAAGACTTAACAGATCTTTTTCATTATTTGACAGGCCGTTCACTTAAAACTCAGTACAATAAAATCTTGGTTGCGCCGGTAACGCTCAAAGACTCTTTCTTACAAATGATTGCAGCGGAAGTTGAGAATCAAAAATCTGGTAAACCGGCTGAAATTATAGCAAAAATGAATAGCTTAGAAGATAAAGATATTATTAAAGCCCTTTATGATGCTTCTCAAGAAGGTGTGAAAATTCAATTGATAGTTCGAGGTTTTTCTTGCTTAAGGCCGCAACAGAAAGATTTGAGTAAGAATATTTATGTGACTTCTATTTTGGGAAGATTCTTGGAGCATTCTCGCATTTTCTATTTTAGAAATGGTGAAGAAGATCAGGTTCAAGGAAAATACTTTATTGGTTCTGCGGATTGGATGTCGAGAAACCTCAACAATAGAGTGGAAGTTGTAACTCCCATCGATGACCGCAATGCTAAAATCAAACTCCATGAGCTTTTAGAAGTCTATCTTCAAGATCAGGTTTCGGTTTGGGATATGGATTCTTCTGGGAAT
Above is a window of Bdellovibrionota bacterium DNA encoding:
- the ppk1 gene encoding polyphosphate kinase 1; the encoded protein is MSHPQSVNPYLNREMGLLKFNERVLYQALNKRTPLLEKVNFINIFHSNMDEFFMKRLAGLKKLHEARLQSYSLDGLTPKEQIDQIRVKILELNKQVNAFVDKDLKNDLEANGVHLLRWRNLNAKEKAWVTDLFKNKIFPVLTPMAVDQAHPFPHISNLSTSIAVSLKHPQEEELLFTRIKIPPIFPMWVRLEPRQNERDFRFISMIDIIIQHLEELFPNMEIKNMMTFRVTRSIDIKDYRDEDAEDLLELIVEEVRQRKYTEIVRLEHGNNPDPWLLKFLLEELELKEEDVYPYPGRLEFKDLKNIYKQNIQELKYPLWSPVAPTQLADNGQNIFNAIKQNDILLHHPYESFTNSVERLVVTAANDPNVMAIKMTLYRTAEDSALVEALIKAAETGKQVVCLIELQARMDEERNIYLAQTLEEAGVHVVYGIAGLKTHAKIVLIVRKEQEDFKVYAHIGTGNYNPVTARLYTDVGLLTCNTDITKDLTDLFHYLTGRSLKTQYNKILVAPVTLKDSFLQMIAAEVENQKSGKPAEIIAKMNSLEDKDIIKALYDASQEGVKIQLIVRGFSCLRPQQKDLSKNIYVTSILGRFLEHSRIFYFRNGEEDQVQGKYFIGSADWMSRNLNNRVEVVTPIDDRNAKIKLHELLEVYLQDQVSVWDMDSSGNYNLRSDKNDLLEGSQELLMKQALLKYQSYVQNRIGTSL